The proteins below are encoded in one region of Cololabis saira isolate AMF1-May2022 chromosome 13, fColSai1.1, whole genome shotgun sequence:
- the LOC133458762 gene encoding interferon-induced very large GTPase 1-like codes for IKEFFDASDSFLEPHSAERHSPVSLQADYVPPPGEVTVLHVGSETVSLEFESSSSSGRYKLHVDYSCNTQRGSVDTDDSDSVEVEGLNSGTEYTFNIKRISENGTESNVTSLSVFTEPVPPAGITVSNVTSESLSLQWDPPAGEVESCIVTCCSGGETVEEMTTNTNSVTFSSLKPGVSYSLHVTAQLRNGTTSTPASITVKTKTKLESLLEDLGLTPYYREKLTLSKILEIDEKTITDVPVKSKSDLPWYFLKKLMMVNVTARNMKGSSAYESTYDDSSRTKLDFRDLLVSPNTGDTLNPLDIITALFLCSDAFVQQEMALKMSMCQFAVPLLLPSCDTEQCTLMLWAMRDIIKKYRPPALSQSKGFIEERIVDSQVPMISFVRLGNCSLSKSEILNKLLSNSQQYHDTFVHHNMEGGDSPKRTSNGLTEITWYLPCGNTNIDHFNQPVAVANLHGDIASIETQYSFLCQTSAAVFVFFDHLDSECKILTNQNNKAQIFLVGDGESKNFSLETLENVVTALDLTTNNVVIKTKQKNDADFIKCLRKKVSDVVENPQMKMPIANMAVVAHELGIRVDEDSPECQAGKKSADAITEEIQDLLQYKEQQLPLQGQIWKELTGLEKEEFRLHKVGSKNIEIYKSDLQEQKKKLRKEQSSFKLSPAMTCFINEISRPVIERCYFLKWMRMNLDNVSRLKLSALRELYKEKCTDSANKEEVKEIDRQLSSSSLGIEHFFREMGQIYEASLSLPETHASRQQFQHLPKLCAQLLLDGFPLELVDGDASNIPLRWVSDVLTQLNLLVSPKNKIRVVTVLGVQSTGKSTLLNTMFGVQFAVSSGRCTRGAFMLLIRVNEDIKREFGCDFMVIIDTEGLKSPELAQLDNSYEHDNELATLVVGLSDITIINIAMENSTEMKDILQIVVHAFLRMKEVGKKPKCQFVHQNVSDVSAHEKNLRDRKLLLEQLNEMTQAAAKMEKREENKSFTDVMEYSPDTGNCYVPGLWNGSPPMAPVNVGYSETLYELKKNTIQQLGECVSSANDLLEFKEWMTSLWNAVKHENFIFSFRNSLVADAYMKLCTEFNKWEWEFKKAMYSWVSNAETKISNFGTVAAKSQISDMEEFLAQLKWEATTELSKWEKKLLDNLEEYFKQTDGHVHLVQGHKEEFNNCVKSLYREIENSVVNQLTAAADIKRGMKEVDKIKENHTKEIEKAVSELITECRKKNVQMTDRELNIEFDKVWSETLRKMSFSELKRTDVFTDVSHYLRESVSHKGSHACELLSGKSLEKCGLAAFKYKPQGLLGKIKHKVRGWLTLQDLVKTRQKLADNIIAISLNFAKDKKKRKTNYHNTYIQEILHMIDERLNNADVDTNIEFEVSLKQHICAVAARNFQKMQEDFIQANDPKILLGRNKKKFCADFKDVFHKRDQCQKKAEEFTEQCLKPAVEDFVYRSLGPNITEEMMRSKAFSTRTSFQGSVLLDLLSKEDFISYLSCICNYEDYVKTWILEQIKEHFSDASKISGYEEEHLKSSIKNIKDAMEKANSEKSADLKTFVKRICKELGDKLVISQDALGAFMILNNADRKQFSKSLIESVEKIEKTLKKTFKDTTFETKVEHLCVNPQTELFNRVVGCGKQCPFCKVPCEAGGQDHTIHFASLHRPEGLGIYRWDGSEKLVSDICTSLVISNCCFRCRATKNEWHPYKSYVDIFPDWHIPPDGSLEASDFWKYVMTKYNNQFAEAYNANPADIPETWKKIKKEQAKASLKKSFNIK; via the exons ATCAAGGAATTCTTTGATGCATCAGATTCCTTCCTTGAACCTCACAGTGCTGAAAGACACTCTCCTGTCTCGCTGCAGGCTGACT ATGTTCCTCCTCCAGGAGAAGTAACAGTCCTCCATGTTGGCAGTGAGACAGTTTCACTTGAGTTTGAAAGCAGCTCTTCCTCCGGTAGATACAAGCTTCATGTCGATTACAGCTGTAACACACAGAGAGGCAGCGTGGACACTGACGACAGTGACAGTGTAGAGGTTGAGGGATTAAACTCTGGGACTGAGTATACTTTCAACATCAAAAGGATATCAGAAAATGGAACTGAAAGCAACGTCACCTCTTTGTCTGTATTTACAG AACCGGTTCCTCCTGCTGGGATAACAGTCTCTAATGTCACCAGTGAGTCACTGTCTCTGCAATGGGATCCTCCAGCTGGTGAAGTGGAGTCTTGCATTGTGACCTGCTGCAGTGGAGGAGAAACTGTGGAAGAGAtgacaacaaacacaaacagtgtTACATTCAGCAGCCTGAAGCCAGGAGTGTCTTATTCCCTCCATGTTACTGCACAACTGAGAAATGGAACTACAAGCACCCCAGCTTCAATAACTGTCAAAACAa AGACCAAACTGGAAAGCCTTTTGGAGGATCTGGGGTTGACTCCGTACTACAGAGAGAAACTAACACTCAGCAAGATCCTGGAGATTGATGAGAAAACCATCACGGATGTTCCTGTCAAGAGTAAATCAGATCTTCCATGGTATTTTCTAAAGAAACTGATGATGGTGAATGTAACAGCTAGAAATATGAAGGGTTCATCAGCTTATGAGTCAACGTATGATGATTCATCACGGACCAAGTTAGATTTCAGGGATCTACTTGTCAGTCCAAACACAGGTGACACACTAAACCCTCTCGACATAATCACTGCTCTCTTTCTGTGTTCAGATGCTTTTGTACAACAAGAAATGGCACTAAAAATGTCGATGTGTCAGTTTGCTGTGCCTCTGCTGCTTCCCAGCTGTGATACAGAACAGTGTACACTCATGTTGTGGGCCATGAGAGACATTATTAAGAAGTACAGACCTCCAGCTCTTTCACAATCCAAGGGTTTCATTGAAGAAAGAATAGTTGATTCTCAAGTTCCAATGATCTCTTTTGTGAGACTGGGTAACTGCTCCTTGTCAAAGTCAGAGATCCTCAATAAGCTTCTCAGCAATTCTCAGCAGTACCACGACACCTTTGTTCACCACAACATGGAGGGTGGTGACAGTCCAAAAAGAACATCCAATGGACTGACAGAAATCACCTGGTACCTTCCTTGTGGCAACACAAACATTGATCATTTCAATCAACCAGTGGCTGTTGCTAATCTTCATGGGGACATTGCTTCAATCGAAACACAATACTCCTTTCTGTGTCAGACATCTGCAGCAGTTTTTGTGTTCTTTGACCATTTGGACTCTGAGTGCAAAATTCTcacaaaccaaaacaataaaGCGCAAATCTTCTTGGTGGGAGACGGTGAGAGCAAGAACTTCAGCTTAGAAACACTAGAAAATGTAGTAACGGCACTGGACTTGACAACAAACAATGTTGTTATtaagacaaaacagaaaaatgatGCAGATTTTATCAAATGTTTGAGGAAAAAGGTGAGTGATGTAGTTGAAAACCCACAAATGAAGATGCCAATAGCAAATATGGCTGTCGTTGCTCATGAACTGGGAATCCGGGTTGATGAAGACTCTCCAGAGTGTCAGGCTGGAAAGAAGAGTGCAGATGCCATCACTGAAGAAATTCAAGACCTTCTTCAGTATAAAGAACAACAACTTCCCCTGCAAGGCCAAATATGGAAAGAACTCACTGGCTTAGAAAAAGAGGAATTTCGTCTTCACAAAGTTGGATCTAAGAACATAGAAATCTACAAAAGTGACCTAcaagaacagaagaaaaaattgCGAAAAGAGCAAAGCTCTTTTAAGCTGTCCCCAGCTATGACATGCTTCATCAATGAAATATCCAGACCGGTAATAGAAAGGTGTTATTTCCTGAAATGGATGCGAATGAACCTTGATAACGTCTCTCGTTTAAAACTCTCCGCACTAAGAGAGCTGTACAAGGAAAAGTGCACAGATTCTGCAAACAAAGAGGAGGTGAAAGAAATTGACAGACAACTTTCCAGCAGCTCTCTGGGGATTGAACATTTCTTCCGTGAAATGGGCCAGATCTATGAAGCTTCCCTCTCACTTCCAGAAACACACGCATCACGTCAACAATTTCAACATCTACCCAAACTCTGTGCACAGTTGCTGCTTGATGGATTTCCTCTTGAACTTGTTGATGGAGATGCATCCAACATACCTCTGAGATGGGTGAGTGACGTTCTCACTCAGCTGAATCTCTTGGTGTCTCCAAAGAACAAAATACGGGTAGTTACAGTCCTTGGAGTTCAGAGCACTGGAAAGTCCACTCTCCTGAACACCATGTTTGGAGTGCAGTTTGCAGTCAGCAGTGGTCGATGTACTCGGGGTGCCTTCATGCTGCTCATCAGAGTCAATGAAGACATCAAAAGAGAATTTGGCTGTGACTTCATGGTGATCATTGACACCGAGGGCTTAAAGTCACCAGAACTGGCTCAGCTGGACAACAGCTATGAGCATGACAATGAGCTTGCAACGCTTGTGGTGGGGCTGAGTGATATCACCATTATCAATATTGCAATGGAGAATTCAACTGAAATGAAGGACATTCTGCAAATAGTGGTTCACGCTTTCCTCCGGATGAAGGAGGTGggcaaaaaaccaaaatgtcaGTTTGTTCATCAAAACGTTTCTGATGTTTCTGCTCATGAGAAGAACCTACGAGACAGAAAACTGCTCCTGGAACAGTTAAATGAGATGACCCAAGCAGCAGCCAAAATGGAAAAGAGAGAGGAGAACAAAAGCTTCACTGATGTGATGGAGTACAGTCCAGACACTGGGAACTGCTACGTTCCTGGACTCTGGAATGGAAGCCCACCAATGGCACCAGTCAATGTGGGATACAGCGAGACTTTATACGAGCTCAAGAAGAACACCATCCAACAACTGGGGGAGTGTGTATCATCTGCTAATGATTTGTTGGAGTTTAAAGAGTGGATGACCAGTCTGTGGAATGCTGTGAAGCACGAAAACTTCATCTTCAGCTTCAGAAACAGCCTTGTAGCTGACGCATACATGAAGCTCTGCACAGAGTTCAACAAATGGGAGTGGGAATTCAAGAAAGCAATGTACAGCTGGGTTTCCAACGCAGAAACAAAGATTTCCAACTTTGGTACAGTCGCTGCAAAGTCTCAAATATCTGATATGGAAGAATTTCTTGCTCAGTTAAAATGGGAAGCAACCACAGAGCTGTCTAAATGGGAGAAGAAGCTCCTTGACAATCTGGAGGAATACTTCAAGCAGACAGATGGACATGTCCATTTGGTTCAAGGACACAAAGAGGAATTTAACAATTGTGTAAAGAGTCTTTATCGAGAAATTGAAAATTCTGTCGTAAATCAGCTCACAGCAGCAGCGGATATCAAACGGGGAATGAAAGAAGTCGACAAAATCAAGGAGAACCAcacaaaagaaatagaaaaggCAGTGAGTGAATTGATTACTGAGTGTCGAAAGAAAAATGTCCAAATGACAGACAGAGAGTTAAACATAGAGTTTGATAAGGTGTGGAGTGAAACACTGAGGAAGATGTCTTTCTCTGAACTAAAACGCACCGATGTCTTCACAGATGTGAGCCACTATCTGAGAGAAAGTGTTTCACACAAAGGGAGTCATGCATGTGAACTCCTGAGTGGAAAAAGCCTTGAAAAGTGTGGGTTGGCAGCTTTCAAATACAAACCTCAAGGATtgcttggaaaaataaaacacaaagtcAGGGGTTGGTTAACTCTTCAAGATCTTGTGAAAACCAGACAAAAATTGGCTGACAATATAATCGCTATCTCTCTGAACTTcgcaaaagacaaaaagaaaagaaaaaccaacTACCACAATACTTACATCCAGGAGATCCTTCATATGATCGATGAAAGGCTGAACAATGCTGATGTTGACACAAACATTGAGTTTGAAGTTTCTCTTAAGCAGCACATCTGTGCAGTTGCAGCCAGAAACTTTCAGAAAATGCAAGAAGACTTCATACAAGCAAATGACCCCAAGATCCTTCTGGGTAGAAACAAGAAAAAGTTCTGTGCAGATTTCAAAGATGTTTTCCACAAACGAGACCAGTGCCAGAAGAAGGCTGAAgagttcacagaacaatgtctGAAACCTGCTGTTGAAGACTTTGTCTACCGTTCTCTGGGTCCAAATATCACAGAAGAAATGATGAGAAGTAAAGCGTTCAGCACACGAACCTCCTTCCAGGGTTCAGTTCTGCTGGATTTGCTGTCAAAGGAAGACTTCATCAGCTATCTGAGCTGCATTTGCAATTATGAGGATTATGTTAAAACATGGATACTTGAACAAATAAAGGAGCACTTCTCAGATGCATCTAAGATATCTGGGTATGAGGAAGAACATCTCAAGTCGAGCATCAAAAATATAAAGGATGCCATGGAAAAGGCCAATTCAGAGAAGAGTGCTGACCTGAAGACATTTGTTAAACGCATCTGCAAAGAACTCGGTGATAAACTAGTAATTTCCCAGGATGCTCTTGGTGCCTTCATGATCCTGAACAACGCTGACCGGAAACAGTTTTCTAAGTCACTCATTGAGTCTGTGGAGAAGATAGAAAAAACACTTAAGAAAACGTTTAAAGACACAACCTTCGAAACCAAAGTAGAACATCTCTGTGTGAATCCTCAGACTGAGCTTTTCAACAGAGTGGTTGGTTGTGGGAAACAGTGTCCATTCTGTAAAGTTCCCTGTGAAGCAGGAGGACAAGATCACACTATTCACTTTGCTTCCCTGCATCGACCAGAAGGTCTGGGTATATACAGGTGGGACGGTTCAGAAAAACTTGTATCTGACATTTGCACATCTCTTG